A section of the Drosophila subobscura isolate 14011-0131.10 chromosome A, UCBerk_Dsub_1.0, whole genome shotgun sequence genome encodes:
- the LOC117892351 gene encoding uncharacterized protein LOC117892351, translating into MKKKQKQQQHQQQRQRQQQRQQHSKAPSEAESETQKLSSVRQSATKITIGTKSATKSTTNIQNTTTVAATKRRRAAGCNKKRHNNRRQSHSSRSASQNRSRSRSSSRSRIKSRSQSRNSIQSPDRSIQSPPRSIRSPSPRPSPSPNRSRTSSICSSRSCSSESEASSMSKASSTATPTAAAVVAASATTNATHANANVNVNANVNANSNPNADFSAFDFNDSSDNSDTPLVPRPPFLSRAAAAAAAAAAAAALSSSSNNSNSPTSGGGGMQQQQSMQQQHLNNNNNLQHNNSNKNNNNCRSSSRSSSTSQSSLDDEEEDEEEQQHQQQQQQQRAAAAAAVVAAAVSALHNGKQQFNNNNNSINNNSKVRETRELLDPQQQQQQQQHPDDEEEDDYDEDDEEDDEEEPHHLHQQQQQQQQHGNGIGHDLTPTDLRHVLPSSTSHHDHLHQQQQTQLQTQLQPQQQQHDPQDHADYDDDGEDEDDEDEEEDEAASSHLDSRATLTSAHLSSVAAADSSGLHMSAVAAAAAAAAAAAAAAVTLNAQLEQQNATALDMASVGPVGGGATVPQMSMVTAPSSLIGGNSNTSFSTNNNSNHALSSTHGSTGGGGGGGTGGGVGLANCSNELAANARGGEGSVGPTSQQQQQQQPHQQLQQLQQQQSGSGSSSAASERRKYRHQNYSKNIYIGTKNAEKWEHMRTRLQFKNDVEFVAYLLNLADNDTDRLNNLPPPSPAPTPTKGFDGNFKLEPNLSVKDFALPPESMSMNGTGNGNGNGNGNGNGDSASATSVAMVTPTPPQRKRYKKRVQFSTDSLNGYAGGKAAKGGAGTAAGSAAAGGYHSGYAKSKKQEAKAAAAALKAGAAAAAAAAAAANSSALPEVLDCRIAEKIKSELEASASAGGKEPPSLPSALCLKKAAAAAAAAAAAAAAGSEEDDEEEHSHSHSNSHPHQQHPHLMGAGMAIPLGVAGGVEVTAKTGADAVDGTAASNGQMGNFHVRSKSHGGGKKSQAAKAAAAAAAAAAAAAAAMMPPNSSYDEPEDESATGGTAVNEEEDDDDEELDEDALAREMKMEQNFVEEEDEHDIAFRSQQSCRECSITHDHKLCPLRNACGNVTDAVDLAEWIERRNLEALAKLKADAHRQAKRGRGPRHDDDEDDMEDMDMDESSQLSELETKPLITFAEASVPAEFELHNVEPNVTGVFARTEVRAYTKLGPLIGQPVQTGEVREGSDMKWIFEMCEAGADKSYLLCCDNPNASNWLRFIRPAPCYDDRNVNLVSIDQQAYFVSCRDLRNGMELLYWSDDCNTMWRKKHTEKINCGGCSLKFEHPLYYRTHCSVFHDPSMSLTIRKYHCKVCGEAVLGKDNIMKHAAEKHDGKGAYQCQFCNKFFLRLNYLEMHRTYGCASNPNRSRPVCDFCGRKFCQPQKLKAHIKRMHSGSRAALQRHSKEVHSRNSTVVSCPRCQKLFQNRSNLKIHMLTHSGVRPFKCAEPECNAAFTTKQCLQFHYKKVHNYTQEQMPKIERSVAYTFDAYSGGMKVDFLEQAPRRRRKSLEDQNSMLSSSMQSDTEFSDDNIFEAIKKSGKSIKDLCRNEPNLSLLSSKISSIFGEKVPVVAVPVPVAQPSASVSLPPVGGGRKRKRKKEPANSTAAQQQQQQQAALQQQQAQLQQQQLQQHQQQQQQHVQQQQQLHHQPLQQQASLQHQQQQQQHQQQQQQQQSQLHHEQSSHQQQQQQQQQQPPPQYHPHHLHAHSLPHQQQQQQQQLHGTDPDDDEEAEQVRLEQVRRKQNAQLSLVESFLTTTAQRLSAQQQVQQVVAAAAAVSAMAGAGDDPAKLGHMMVGHMGVGVGVGVGMDDEDDDDEEEDDGSSANHPASGSHSQSHSHPHPHSHSHSHSHAHAHPHHAHAHAHSHAHSHQQGAGGQQQQQPHGGDPSASYRHAAAMNAVALGQNLVVTKGSKKWIGADDRHLGDVTSDVAGNDSGPGSGNGLPGNAGAGQDLGFAVPPSAVDEHSKLLGQNRDFLARLMSTASASHAHAHAHAHAHAHQHQHQHQQQHSAHSREEDENSSFLDVVESANNNAAAAAAAAAAMSQYHHNAASNGGASGGPGGPGGAGGGGVASGGHTPTGPATGGGSVTSSNDGPGQMQMNSLTHPQSFMSSFYNNANARLTGAGVGVGGGSSSASMLVEAALNSVGNMIDSESSDLKVPTDNHINSDSPMSAHVDAEAQRFGAGSAGGGVVGAGGGGGGGGGSSGGSSSAANGTGIGGAMDNLENELKMMKNLGSFPMQIPPLPMFQGACNISPSASTPTNPQSNQNQNDVDVDAGSTPRPQHPDSDGFSSSHHRTPPSPPPISPGRDYGGMFGSGNGAGGPGSSSTPAGSSSAGGGGGGGGAGGGGAGGGANSMSASSPLPALQPQRRNASSVGSTYPEHELISPASSPSIPRYNFNGDMMRHKRAVQEQDQHEQRQRHNLSRHNQMSSDEENSIMPQNSAGQDMRMKFPQSQIDLMYSKYESMASNLKYNSQELDSPAEYRQSSNSNVASAAAAAAAAASAANDLSDLQGLDMSSRSNASSNYHHNFQLPSSRYHHHIYDILSDREQSQQAQAQAQAQAQQATGASVVHQQEHGHGSQLAMQQHQSAAAMHNMLSEQLGEQEHDQTTSVDLSRTANYVVSSPPQLPYNHPHHDMLRMASLDLTPNTANMAVGNNRSFLSSQMQHQSRDTLEHHRLLSTVEQHRILAASNAADQHRLLVDPTAHLLMEQNNRLLGTADQSRLLGESAAAVAQNRHMARSFGAYHQVASSNYHPGVRPPPVLPSANHHASNPSNYHPFPAYY; encoded by the exons atgaagaagaagcagaaacaacagcagcaccagcagcagaggcagaggcagcagcagaggcagcagcacagcaagGCGCCATctgaggcagagtcagagaca CAAAAACTGAGCAGCGTTCGGCAAAgcgcaacaaaaattacaattgGAACAAAATcggcaacaaaatcaacaacaaacatacaaaatacaacaacagtggcagcaactaAGCGTCGGAGAGCGGCAggttgcaacaaaaagaggcaCAACAACAGGCGACAGAGTCACAGCAGCCGGAGTGCGAGCCAAAACAGAagccgcagcaggagcagcagccgcagtcggATCAAGAGTCGCAGTCAAAGTCGGAACAGCATCCAGAGCCCCGATCGCAGCATACAGAGTCCGCCGCGCAGCATACGGAGTCCCAGCcccaggcccagtcccagtccgaaCAGGAGTCGCACCAGCAGCATTTGTAGCAgccgcagttgcagcagcGAAAGTGAAGCCAGCAGCATGTCCAAGGCAAGCAGCACAGCGACacccactgcagcagctgttgtggcagcaagtgcaacaacaaatgcgacgcatgcgaatgcgaatgtgaaTGTCAATGCAAATGTGAATGCCAATTCGAATCCCAATGCGGATTTCAGTGCATTCGATTTCAATGATAGTTCGGATAATTCTGATACGCCGCTAGTGCCCCGCCCACCGTTCCTGAGTcgagctgcagcggcagcagcagcagcggcagcagcagccgcactgagcagcagcagcaacaattcaaATTCCCCAACATcaggcggtggcggcatgcaacagcagcagagcatgcagcagcagcacctcaacaacaacaacaacttgcaacataacaacagcaacaaaaacaataacaattgcCGCAgtagcagtcgcagcagcagcacctcccaAAGCAGCctggacgatgaggaggaggatgaagaagagcagcaacaccagcagcaacagcaacaacaaagggctgctgcagcagctgccgttgttgcagcagcagtcagtgCGTTGCATAACGGTAAGCAGCagttcaacaacaacaacaacagcattaacaacaacagcaaagtgcGAGAGACGCGAGAGCTGCTCGatccacaacagcagcaacagcaacagcaacatccagatgatgaggaggaagacgactacgacgaggatgatgaggaAGATGATGAAGAGGAGCCACACCACCttcaccaacagcagcagcagcagcagcagcatggcaatGGAATTGGCCATGACCTCACGCCTACAGATCTTCGTCACGTTCTGCCATCCAGCACCAGCCATCACGATCAtcttcaccagcagcagcagacacaatTGCAGACAcagttgcagccacagcagcagcagcacgatcCCCAGGATCACGCGgactacgacgacgatggcgaaGATGaagacgatgaggatgaggaagaGGATGAGGCGGCCAGCAGTCACCTGGACAGCAGGGCCACCCTCACATCGGCCCACCTGAGCAGCGTGGCGGCTGCGGATAGCAGCGGCCTCCACATGAGCGCCGtagctgcggcggcagcagcagctgcagctgcagctgcggccgcCGTCACGCTTAACgcacagctggagcagcagaacgCCACAGCGCTGGATATGGCTAGCGTGGGTCCGGTGGGTGGTGGCGCCACAGTCCCTCAAATGTCGATGGTGACCGCACCGAGCAGCCTCAttggcggcaacagcaacaccagcttttccaccaacaacaacagcaaccatgCCCTCAGCTCGACGCACGGCAGCAcgggcggaggcggaggcggaggcaccGGTGGTGGGGTTGGTTTGGCCAACTGCAGCAACGAACTAGCGGCCAACGCTCGAGGTGGTGAGGGCAGCGTGGGTCCCacctcccagcagcagcagcagcagcagccccatcaacagctgcagcagctgcagcaacagcagtcgggcagcggcagcagcagcgctgccagCGAGCGTCGCAAGTACCGCCACCAGAACTACAGTAAGAACATCTACATAGGCACCAAGAACGCCGAGAAGTGGGAGCACATGCGCACCCGGCTCCAGTTCAAGAACGATGTGGAATTTGTTGCCTATCTGCTCAATCTGGCCGACAACGATACGGATCGACTGAACAA CCTGCCACCGCCTTCGCCGGCTCCCACGCCCACCAAGGGCTTCGATGGCAACTTTAAGCTGGAACCGAATCTCAGTGTCAAGGACTTTGCGCTGCCACCAGAGTCCATGTCGATGAATGGCacaggcaatggcaatggcaatggcaatggcaatgggaatggtgACTCTGCCTCGGCGACCTCTGTGGCAATGGTAACGCCCACACCGCCGCAACGGAAGCGCTACAAGAAGCGGGTGCAGTTCTCCACGGACTCGCTGAATGGATATGCGGGCGGCAAAGCGGCCAAAGGGGGAGCGGGAACTGCAGCAGGAtcggcagcagctggtggctaTCACAGTGGCTATGCCAAGTCCAAAAAGCAGGAGGCcaaggcagcggcggccgccTTGAAGgccggagcagctgcagcagcggcggctgcggctgccgccaACTCCTCGGCCCTGCCCGAGGTCCTCGACTGCCGCATCGCCGAGAAGATCAAGAGCGAGCTGGAGGCGAGCGCCAGTGCTGGCGGCAAGGAGCCGCCATCCCTGCCCAGCGCCCTCTGCCTGAAGAAagccgcagcggcggcagcagcggccgcggcagcagcagcagcgggcagtGAAGaggatgacgaggaggagcattcgcattcgcattcgaaTTCGCATccacatcagcagcatccacatctGATGGGTGCCGGCATGGCCATACCCCTGGGCGTCGCCGGAGGCGTGGAAGTGACAGCCAAGACGGGTGCAGATGCTGTGGACGGCACCGCAGCCAGCAACGGGCAAATGGGCAACTTCCATGTGCGCTCCAAGAGCCATGGCGGTGGCAAGAAGTCGCAAGccgcaaaggcagcagcagcggcggcagcagctgcagcagccgcagcggccgcAATGATGCCACCAAATTCCAGCTACGACGAACCGGAGGATGAGTCGGCAACGGGCGGCACGGCCgtcaacgaggaggaggacgacgatgatgaggagctGGACGAGGATGCGTTGGCAcgcgaaatgaaaatggagcAAAACtttgtggaggaggaggacgagcaTGACATTGCATTCCGGTCGCAGCAATCCTGCCGGGAATGCTCCATCACGCACGACCACAAGCTGTGTCCGCTGCGCAATGCATGCGGCAATGTGACGGATGCCGTCGATCTGGCCGAGTGGATCGAGCGTCGGAATCTGGAGGCGCTGGCCAAGCTGAAGGCGGACGCGCACCGCCAGGCGAAGCGGGGCCGTGGTCCGCGtcacgacgacgatgaggatgacatggaggacatggacatggacgaGTCGTCGCAGCTGTCAGAGCTGGAAACCAAGCCGCTAATAACCTTCGCCGAGGCATCGGTGCCCGCCGAGTTTGAGCTGCACAACGTCGAGCCGAATGTCACTGGGGTCTTTGCCCGCACCGAGGTCCGAGCGTACACCAAGCTGGGGCCGCTCATCGGGCAGCCGGTGCAGACGGGCGAGGTGCGCGAGGGTAGTGACATGAAGTGGATATTCGAGATGTGCGAGGCCGGAGCGGACAAGTCGTACCTCCTGTGCTGCGACAATCCCAATGCCTCCAACTGGCTGCGCTTCATACGGCCCGCACCCTGCTACGATGATCGCAATGTGAATCTCGTGTCCATCGATCAGCAGGCGTACTTTGTCAGCTGTCGCGATCTGCGGAACGGCATGGAGCTGCTCTACTGGAGCGACGACTGCAACACCATGTGGCGCAAGAAGCACACGGAGAAGATCA ACTGCGGTGGCTGCAGCCTGAAGTTCGAGCATCCGCTCTACTATCGCACCCACTGCTCGGTCTTTCATGACCCATCGATGAGCCTCACCATCCGAAAGTATCACTGCAAGGTGTGTGGCGAGGCTGTGCTGGGCAAGGACAACATTATGAAGCATGCCGCCGAGAAGCATGACGGCAAGGGTGCCTATCAGTGTCAGTTTTGCAACAAGTTCTTTCTGCGCCTCAACTACCTGGAGATGCATCGCACCTATGGCTGTGCCTCCAACCCGAATCGATCGCGTCCCGTCTGCGATTTCTGTGGCCGCAAGTTCTGTCAGCCACAAAAGCTGAAGGCGCACATCAAGCGCATGCACAGTG GATCGCGTGCGGCACTGCAGCGTCACTCGAAGGAGGTGCACAGCCGCAACTCCACCGTCGTGAGCTGTCCACGCTGTCAGAAACTCTTCCAGAATCGCAGCAATCTCAAGATCCATATGCTGACCCACTCTGGTGTGCGTCCATTCAA GTGTGCGGAGCCCGAGTGCAATGCGGCATTCACCACCAAACAGTGCCTGCAGTTCCATTACAAGAAGGTGCACAACTACACGCAGGAGCAGATGCCAAAGATTGAGAGGAGTGTGGCCTACACGTTCGATGCCTATTCCGGCGGCATGAAAGTGGACTTTCTGG aGCAAGCACCGCGGAGGCGGCGGAAGAGCCTCGAGGACCAGAACTCGATGCTCAGCAGCTCAATGCAGAGCGACACGGAGTTCAGCGATGACAACATCTTCGAGGCCATCAAGAAGAGCGGCAAATCGATCAAGGATCTGTGCCGCAACGAGCCCAATCTCTCGCTGCTCAGCTCCAAGATTTCCAGCATTTTCGGTGAGAAGGTGCCTGTGGTGGCAGTCCCAGTGCCGGTTGCCCAGCCCTCGGCCAGCGTCTCGCTTCCACCCGTTGGCGGTGGCCGCAAGCGAAAGCGCAAGAAGGAGCCAGCCAATTCCACGgccgcccaacagcagcagcagcaacaggcggccctccagcagcagcaggcgcagctgcagcagcaacagctgcaacagcaccaacagcagcagcagcagcacgtgcaacagcagcagcaactgcaccATCAGCCGCTGCAGCAACAGGCCTCActgcaacaccaacagcagcagcagcagcaccaacaacagcagcagcagcagcagtcgcagttgcaTCACGAACAGTCctcccaccagcagcagcaacagcaacagcagcaacagccgccgcCCCAGTATCATCCTCACCACCTGCACGCCCACTCgctgccccaccagcagcagcagcaacagcagcagctgcacggcACCGATcccgacgatgacgaggaggcGGAGCAGGTGCGCCTCGAGCAGGTGCGTCGCAAGCAGAACGCACAACTCAGCCTGGTCGAGTCCTTCCTGACGACCACCGCCCAGCGGTTGAGTGCCCAacagcaggtgcagcaggtggtggcagccgcagcggctgTTTCGGCCATGGCCGGAGCCGGCGATGATCCCGCCAAGCTGGGTCACATGATGGTCGGCCACATGGGCGTCGGCGttggtgtgggcgtgggcatggacgatgaggatgacgacgacgaggaggaggacgatggCAGCTCGGCCAATCATCCTGCCAGCGGTAGCC actcgcagTCACACTCCCATCCGCATcctcactcccactcccactcccactcccatgCGCACGCCCATCCGcatcatgcccatgcccatgcccacagccacgcccacagccaccagcagggggcagggggccagcagcagcagcagccccacggTGGGGATCCCAGTGCCTCGTACCGCCATGCGGCGGCCATGAACGCGGTGGCCCTTGGCCAGAATCTGGTCGTCACCAAGGGCAGCAAGAAGTGGATCGGTGCCGATGATCGCCATCTGGGCGATGTGACCAGCGACGTGGCCGGCAACGACTCAGGCCCGGGATCGGGCAACGGTCTGCCCGGCAACGCTGGTGCGGGCCAGGACCTGGGCTTTGCGGTGCCACCCAGCGCCGTGGATGAGCACAGCAAGCTGCTTGGCCAGAATCGTGACTTCCTCGCCCGCCTCATGAGCACGGCCAGCGCCAGtcacgcccacgcccatgcccatgcccacgcACACGcccaccagcatcagcatcagcaccagcaacagcacagcGCCCACAGTCGGGAGGAGGACGAGAACAGCTCCTTCCTGGATGTCGTCGAGTcggccaacaacaatgcagccgcggcagccgctgcagcagcggccatGTCCCAATACCATCACAACGCGGCATCCAATGGCGGTGCAAGCGGTGGACCAGGCGGCCCAGGCGGCgccggtggcggtggcgttgCCAGTGGCGGACACACACCCACGGGACCGGCCACTGGCGGCGGTTCGGTAACATCCTCCAACGACGGACCcggccaaatgcaaatgaactCCCTGACGCATCCGCAGTCCTTCATGAGCTCCTTCTACAACAATGCGAACGCAAGACTGACCGGAGCCGGTGTGGGCGTTGGCGGAGGCTCCTCGTCCGCCAGCATGCTGGTGGAGGCGGCCCTCAATTCCGTTGGCAATATGATTGACAGCGAGAGCAGCGACCTGAAG GTACCCACCGATAATCACATCAATAGCGACAGTCCCATGAGCGCCCATGTGGATGCCGAGGCGCAACGCTTTGGCGCTGGTAGCGCTGGCGGCGGAGTCGTAGgagctggcggtggcggtggcgggggcggtggcagcagtggAGGCTCATCGAGCGCAGCCAATGGAACGGGCATTGGGGGCGCCATGGATAACCTGGAAAATGAGCTGAAGATGATGAAGAATCTGGGCAGCTTCCCCATGCAAATACCGCCGCTGCCCATGTTCCAGGGTGCGTGCAACATCTCGCCCAGCGCCTCGACGCCGACCAATCCGCAGagcaaccagaaccagaacgatgtggatgtggatgcgggcAGTACACCGCGACCACAGCATCCCGATTCCGATGGCTTCTCTTCGTCGCACCACCGCACGCCGCCCTCGCCGCCGCCCATCTCGCCGGGTCGGGACTATGGAGGAATGTTTGGCTCTGGCAATGGTGCTGGGGGTCCAGGATCCAGTAGCACGCCAGCGGGCAGCTCCAGTGccggcggtggaggcggcggaggtggtgctggcggtggcggtgctggGGGTGGAGCCAACAGCATGTCGGCCTCGTCCCCGCTGCCCGCCctgcagccacagcggcgCAACGCGTCGAGCGTGGGCAGCACATATCCTGAGCACGAGCTCATCTCGCCGGCCTCCTCACCGAGCATACCGCGCTACAACTTCAATGGGGACATGATGCGCCATAAGCGGGcggtgcaggagcaggaccagcacGAGCAACGCCAGCGGCACAACCTCTCGCGGCACAATCAAATGTCCAGTGATGAGGAGAACAGCATCATGCCACAGAACAG CGCCGGCCAGGACATGCGCATGAAGTTCCCCCAGTCACAGATCGACCTCATGTACTCCAAGTACGAGAGCATGGCCAGCAACCTGAAGTACAACAGCCAGGAGCTCGACTCGCCGGCGGAGTATCgccagagcagcaacagcaatgtggcaagtgcggcggctgctgctgccgctgcagcgagTGCGGCCAATGATCTGTCCGATCTGCAGGGCCTGGACATGAGTTCGCGTTCGAACGCGTCGAGCAACTATCACCACAACTTCCAGCTGCCAAGCAGTCGCTACCATCACCACATCTACGATATACTGTCGGACCGGGAGCAGAGTcagcaggcccaggcccaggcgcaAGCGCAGGCACAGCAGGCAACGGGTGCATCGGTGGTGCACCAGCAGGAGCACGGTCACGGCAGCCAGctggccatgcagcagcatcagtcgGCGGCTGCCATGCACAACATGCTAAGCGAGCAGCTGGGCGAGCAGGAGCACGACCAGACCACATCCGTGGACCTAAGCCGCACCGCCAACTATGTGGTGTCGTCGCCGCCACAGCTGCCGTACAACCATCCGCATCACGACATGCTGCGAATGGCCTCGTTGGACCTCACACCGAACACGGCCAACATGGCCGTGGGCAACAATCGGTCGTTCCTCTCCTCGCAAATGCAGCACCAGAGCCGCGATACCCTCGAGCACCATCGCCTGCTCTCCACCGTCGAGCAGCATCGCATTCTGGCCGCCTCGAATGCCGCCGACCAGCATCGCCTTCTGGTGGATCCCACCGCCCATCTGCTGATGGAGCAAAACAATCGTCTGCTGGGCACCGCCGATCAGTCCCGCCTGCTGGGCGagtcggcggcggcagtggcccAGAATCGTCACATGGCACGCAGCTTTGGGGCCTACCATCAGGTGGCATCGAGCAACTATCACCCGGGCGTACGACCGCCGCCCGTACTACCCTCAGCGAATCATCATGCCTCGAATCCGTCAAACTATCATCCCTTCCCCGCCTACTACTAA